One genomic region from Paracoccus pantotrophus encodes:
- a CDS encoding calcium-binding protein, translating into MRYRHVATYIGPQAPFVTNITNLRTFSGPEGHALYSITHLGGGIAAYRVTSANQPIEMIGAQPHAAALGYGGTPDASIVTLKGGPVLFGTGLRDALGAGILLDGQGGFRDGASLAGPAGLPADVIRLGQFQTPQGDFLYSARDGQTAFDIWRLAADGAIAHVTRAALPLGSGVQGTEIDDMLVATLADRSFIISASATGNYVAVQMIHADGSVGTAHMLWSWHGLGMDQPSHLATVAVGGVTYLVVAAAQSSSLTTMRLTYEGALLPADHVIDERNTRFAGATALATATLDGRAFVFVGGGDDGLSVFTVLPEGRLLHLATLVDTNDRALADVSALSALVIDGKIALFASSRTESGITQFVFEPGGIGLTRVVGAGWQSGTEGNDMMQASAETSRLEGGAGDDILIAGSSPVQMTGGAGADIFVAAEVNGKITITDFEPGVDRLDLSFLGMVRNVGQLGFRPESYGIRIFYGNSVIWVMTRDNTMLQASAFDNSLFPIAHYAAPDMRTTVVGTAGNDTLSAGHNGSDVFGHAGDDLLLGGPGDDNLQGGPGNDTLEGRDGNDLIYGGNGNDSLVGGAGADTLYGDAGHDTLAGHAGDDQLFGGDGNDLLFGGNGNDSLVGGSGADTLRGEPGNDTLAGHDGDDQLFGGDGNDLLFGGNGNDSLVGGSGADTLRGEHGNDTLAGHDGDDQLFGGDGNDLLFGGNGNDSLVGGSGADTLRGEPGNDTLAGHDGDDQLFGGDGNDLLFGGNGNDSLVGGSGADTLRGEHGNDTLAGHDGDDQLFGGDGNDLLFGGNGNDSLVGGSGADTLRGEHGNDTLAGHDGNDQLFGGDGNDLLQGDAGNDLLEGGPGNDTLLGGEGYDLMRGGDGNDVLRGGPGHDTLHGDAGADELNGDDGHDLLYGGEGNDTLRGGPGHDSLSGGLGDDLLDGGPGNDEIFGGEGNDTLIGGTGHDSLLGGAGDDLLQGGDGSDTLAGGAGSDTLVGGLGADVFVFSATEDLDGSIDVILDFQPGEDRIDLAGLGLTFIGSENFSAPGQLRADWSQAGAHRLLVDLDGDGTAELTIELGGLEQLNASDLLL; encoded by the coding sequence ATGCGATACCGCCACGTTGCCACCTATATCGGCCCCCAAGCACCCTTCGTGACCAATATCACGAATCTGCGGACCTTTTCCGGCCCGGAGGGGCATGCGCTTTACAGCATCACCCATCTCGGCGGCGGCATCGCGGCCTATCGCGTCACCTCGGCCAACCAGCCGATCGAGATGATCGGCGCCCAGCCCCATGCCGCCGCGCTGGGCTATGGCGGCACCCCGGATGCCAGCATCGTCACGCTGAAGGGCGGGCCGGTGCTGTTCGGCACCGGGCTGCGCGATGCGCTGGGTGCCGGCATCCTGCTGGACGGCCAGGGCGGGTTTCGCGACGGCGCGTCGCTGGCCGGGCCGGCAGGGCTGCCCGCCGACGTGATCCGGCTAGGCCAGTTCCAGACGCCGCAGGGGGATTTCCTCTATTCGGCCCGCGACGGGCAGACGGCCTTCGACATCTGGCGGCTGGCCGCGGACGGCGCCATCGCCCATGTCACCCGGGCGGCGCTGCCGCTCGGCTCGGGCGTGCAGGGGACCGAGATCGACGACATGCTGGTGGCCACGCTGGCCGACCGCAGCTTCATCATCTCGGCCTCGGCCACCGGCAACTATGTCGCGGTGCAAATGATCCATGCCGACGGCTCGGTCGGCACGGCGCATATGCTGTGGTCCTGGCACGGCCTTGGCATGGACCAGCCCAGCCACCTGGCCACGGTCGCGGTGGGCGGCGTAACCTATCTGGTGGTCGCGGCGGCGCAAAGCTCGTCCCTGACCACCATGCGCCTGACCTACGAGGGCGCGCTTCTACCGGCCGATCACGTCATCGACGAACGCAACACCCGCTTTGCCGGCGCCACCGCGCTTGCGACCGCGACCCTGGACGGCCGCGCCTTCGTCTTCGTGGGCGGCGGCGACGACGGGCTGAGCGTCTTCACCGTGCTGCCCGAGGGGCGGCTGCTGCACCTGGCCACGCTGGTCGACACCAACGACCGGGCGCTGGCCGATGTCTCGGCGCTTTCGGCGCTGGTGATCGACGGCAAGATCGCGCTTTTCGCCTCGTCGCGCACGGAAAGCGGCATCACGCAATTCGTTTTCGAACCGGGCGGCATCGGCCTGACGCGGGTGGTCGGCGCGGGCTGGCAGTCGGGGACCGAGGGCAACGACATGATGCAGGCCAGCGCCGAGACGAGCAGGCTGGAGGGCGGCGCCGGCGACGACATCCTGATCGCCGGCAGCAGCCCGGTGCAGATGACCGGCGGCGCCGGCGCGGACATCTTTGTGGCGGCCGAGGTCAACGGCAAGATCACCATCACCGATTTCGAGCCGGGGGTGGACCGTCTGGACCTGTCCTTCCTGGGCATGGTCCGCAATGTCGGGCAGTTGGGGTTCAGGCCGGAAAGCTATGGAATCAGGATATTTTACGGAAATTCGGTTATCTGGGTCATGACACGGGACAATACGATGCTGCAGGCCAGCGCCTTTGACAATTCGCTTTTCCCCATCGCGCATTACGCGGCCCCCGACATGCGCACGACGGTGGTGGGCACGGCGGGCAACGACACGCTGAGCGCAGGCCACAACGGCTCGGACGTCTTCGGCCATGCCGGCGACGACCTGCTTCTGGGCGGACCGGGGGACGACAATCTCCAGGGCGGGCCGGGCAACGACACGCTGGAGGGGCGGGACGGCAACGACCTGATCTATGGCGGCAACGGCAATGACAGCCTGGTCGGAGGGGCTGGCGCCGATACGCTGTATGGGGACGCCGGGCATGACACGCTGGCCGGACATGCTGGCGATGACCAACTGTTCGGCGGCGACGGCAACGACCTGCTGTTCGGTGGCAACGGCAATGACAGCCTCGTCGGCGGATCCGGGGCCGATACCTTGCGCGGTGAACCTGGCAACGACACGCTGGCCGGACATGACGGCGATGACCAACTGTTCGGCGGCGATGGCAACGACCTGCTGTTCGGTGGCAACGGCAATGACAGCCTCGTCGGCGGATCCGGGGCCGATACCTTGCGCGGCGAGCACGGAAACGACACGCTGGCCGGACATGACGGCGATGACCAGTTGTTCGGCGGCGATGGCAATGACCTGCTGTTCGGTGGCAACGGCAATGACAGCCTCGTCGGCGGATCCGGGGCCGATACCTTGCGCGGTGAACCTGGCAACGACACGCTGGCCGGACATGACGGCGATGACCAGTTGTTCGGCGGCGATGGCAACGACCTGCTGTTCGGTGGCAACGGCAATGACAGCCTCGTCGGCGGATCCGGGGCCGATACCTTGCGCGGCGAGCACGGAAACGACACGCTGGCCGGACATGACGGCGATGACCAGTTGTTCGGCGGCGATGGCAATGACCTGCTGTTCGGTGGCAACGGCAATGACAGCCTCGTCGGCGGATCCGGGGCCGATACCTTGCGCGGCGAGCACGGAAACGACACGCTGGCCGGACATGACGGCAATGACCAGCTGTTCGGCGGCGACGGTAACGACCTGTTGCAAGGAGACGCGGGCAACGACCTTCTGGAAGGCGGTCCGGGCAACGACACCCTCCTCGGCGGCGAGGGGTATGACCTGATGCGGGGCGGCGACGGCAACGACGTGCTAAGGGGCGGTCCGGGCCATGACACGCTTCATGGCGATGCCGGCGCAGATGAACTCAATGGCGACGACGGCCACGACCTGCTTTACGGCGGCGAAGGCAATGACACCCTGCGCGGCGGCCCCGGCCATGACAGCCTGTCCGGCGGTCTCGGCGATGACCTGCTGGACGGCGGCCCGGGCAATGACGAAATTTTCGGCGGCGAGGGCAACGACACCCTGATCGGCGGGACCGGTCATGACAGCTTGCTTGGAGGGGCCGGCGACGACCTGCTTCAGGGCGGTGACGGCAGTGACACGCTGGCAGGCGGGGCGGGCTCCGACACGCTGGTCGGCGGGCTTGGCGCCGACGTGTTCGTGTTCTCGGCCACCGAAGACCTGGACGGCAGCATCGATGTCATCCTGGATTTCCAGCCTGGCGAGGACAGGATCGACCTTGCAGGCCTGGGACTGACCTTTATCGGCAGCGAGAATTTTTCCGCTCCGGGTCAGCTTCGCGCCGACTGGTCGCAGGCCGGCGCGCATCGGCTTCTGGTCGACCTGGACGGCGATGGCACGGCCGAGCTGACGATCGAGCTGGGCGGGCTGGAGCAGTTGAACGCCTCGGACCTGCTTCTCTAG